The Nitrospira sp. genome contains a region encoding:
- the ilvB gene encoding biosynthetic-type acetolactate synthase large subunit, translating into MKLTGAEIFIECLKREGVKTVFALPGGVVLKIFDTLHQQKDVEVILTRHEQGAGHMAEGYAKATGKAGVCLVTSGPGMTNVITALADAYMDSVPLVCFSGQVPTSLIGNDAFQEADNVGLSRPCTKYNFLVKDVNDLAATIKEAFYIATTGRPGPVLVDIPKDVSMAKAEFTYPNSVSIRGYNPTYDGNKWQIKQAAEAIMKAKKPILYVGGGVVFSGASQELLELAEMTQIPVDMTLMGLGAFPGEHPLSMGMMGMHGTYQANMAVHYSDLVIAVGARFDDRVTGKVSEFCPYAKVIHIDIDPTSIRKNIHVDIPIVGDCKAVLRELNQILRATVNGEQKELRKPWWDQIREWQQAHPLTYHQEKDGPIKPQQVVKRLYELTKDRDPIVSTDVGQHQMWAAQYFKLAKPNRWLTSGGLGTMGFGFPAAMGAQAAFRDRLVLCIAGDGSVQMNMQEMATAVVSKLPVKIIILNNGFHGMVRQWQDLFYEGRYASSYLDTTPDFVKLADAYGAVGLRVKKADDLDAVLKEALSTDKPVIVDVPTYPFENCYPMIPAGGCNHEMILEDPPELKKKQSGAAKVTPEDKDTVLTA; encoded by the coding sequence ATGAAACTCACCGGTGCTGAAATCTTCATCGAATGCCTGAAGCGAGAGGGAGTCAAAACGGTCTTTGCGCTTCCCGGTGGAGTGGTCTTGAAGATTTTCGATACGCTCCATCAGCAGAAGGATGTTGAGGTGATCCTGACGCGACATGAACAGGGCGCGGGGCACATGGCAGAAGGCTATGCCAAGGCCACCGGCAAGGCCGGCGTATGCTTGGTCACTTCCGGTCCCGGTATGACCAACGTGATTACGGCGTTGGCCGATGCCTACATGGATTCCGTCCCATTGGTCTGTTTCAGCGGCCAAGTCCCGACCAGTTTGATCGGGAACGATGCCTTTCAGGAAGCGGACAATGTGGGCTTGAGCCGGCCCTGTACGAAGTACAATTTTCTCGTGAAAGATGTGAACGATTTGGCGGCTACGATCAAAGAGGCGTTTTATATCGCGACCACCGGCCGTCCAGGCCCTGTGCTCGTCGATATCCCGAAGGACGTGTCGATGGCCAAAGCGGAATTCACCTATCCGAATTCTGTCTCGATCCGAGGCTACAACCCGACGTACGACGGAAATAAGTGGCAGATCAAGCAGGCGGCCGAAGCGATCATGAAGGCCAAGAAGCCGATTCTCTATGTCGGTGGCGGCGTGGTCTTTTCAGGCGCTTCGCAAGAACTGCTCGAACTGGCCGAGATGACACAGATTCCAGTAGACATGACCCTGATGGGACTGGGCGCGTTCCCCGGAGAGCATCCCCTCTCCATGGGTATGATGGGGATGCACGGGACCTATCAGGCCAACATGGCTGTGCATTACTCCGACCTTGTGATCGCAGTCGGTGCGCGGTTCGACGACCGAGTCACAGGGAAGGTGTCGGAGTTCTGTCCCTATGCGAAAGTGATCCATATTGATATCGACCCGACGTCCATTCGGAAAAACATTCACGTCGACATCCCGATCGTCGGCGATTGCAAGGCGGTGCTCCGTGAGTTGAATCAAATCTTGCGCGCGACGGTGAACGGCGAGCAGAAAGAACTGCGGAAGCCGTGGTGGGATCAGATCCGAGAATGGCAACAGGCCCACCCGTTGACATATCACCAAGAGAAGGACGGGCCGATCAAGCCACAGCAAGTGGTCAAGCGGTTGTATGAACTGACCAAAGACCGCGATCCGATCGTCTCGACCGATGTCGGACAGCACCAGATGTGGGCTGCACAGTATTTCAAATTGGCGAAGCCGAACAGGTGGTTGACCTCGGGCGGACTCGGCACGATGGGCTTTGGTTTCCCTGCCGCGATGGGGGCACAGGCCGCCTTCCGGGATCGTTTGGTTCTTTGTATTGCGGGAGACGGCAGCGTCCAGATGAATATGCAGGAGATGGCGACGGCCGTGGTGAGCAAACTGCCGGTGAAGATCATCATCTTGAACAACGGATTTCACGGTATGGTCCGGCAATGGCAGGATCTATTCTACGAAGGGCGCTACGCGTCGAGTTATCTGGATACGACTCCGGATTTCGTCAAGCTGGCGGATGCCTATGGAGCGGTGGGATTGCGGGTCAAGAAAGCCGACGATCTCGATGCCGTGCTCAAAGAGGCCTTGTCCACGGATAAACCCGTCATTGTGGATGTTCCAACGTATCCGTTTGAGAACTGCTATCCGATGATTCCGGCCGGCGGATGTAACCATGAAATGATTCTGGAAGATCCGCCGGAGTTGAAGAAGAAACAATCCGGTGCGGCGAAAGTGACGCCGGAAGATAAAGATACGGTGCTCACAGCTTAA
- a CDS encoding M48 family metallopeptidase codes for MMHARLLRQRTMIACLVVAGFGVAGCETNPYTGRSQLLMSSVGQEMQMGAQAYNQIKTDPKMKLSQDPREIEPVKRVAARIVEAAKRSKYAEMAKQFQWEVSVIKDDKTANAFALPGGKMAVYTGIFPMAKTEAGLAAVMGHEVVHALARHGAERMSQGQLTNIGLQAAGAAIGLSGGNPMLGQATMAALGVGAQVGVLLPFSRKHESEADYIGILLAADAGYDPRESVALWERMAQSSGGGGPAEFLSTHPGHETRIDQLKSWMPEAMALYQKRTPVPAAPLPEVSGR; via the coding sequence ATGATGCACGCCCGGCTATTGAGGCAAAGGACCATGATCGCATGTCTCGTGGTGGCGGGGTTCGGCGTGGCAGGGTGCGAGACCAACCCCTACACAGGCCGGTCGCAGTTGTTGATGTCGTCGGTGGGTCAAGAAATGCAAATGGGGGCGCAGGCGTACAATCAGATCAAAACTGACCCGAAGATGAAACTGTCCCAAGATCCCCGTGAGATCGAACCGGTGAAACGAGTGGCCGCTCGGATCGTCGAAGCTGCGAAACGCTCAAAATATGCGGAGATGGCCAAGCAGTTTCAGTGGGAAGTGTCCGTGATCAAAGATGACAAAACGGCCAATGCGTTTGCGCTGCCTGGGGGGAAAATGGCGGTCTACACGGGTATTTTCCCCATGGCCAAGACGGAAGCCGGCTTGGCAGCCGTGATGGGGCATGAAGTCGTGCATGCGTTGGCTCGCCATGGCGCGGAACGCATGAGTCAAGGGCAGCTGACGAATATCGGGTTACAAGCCGCCGGTGCGGCGATCGGGCTCAGCGGCGGAAATCCTATGCTTGGCCAAGCGACCATGGCGGCGCTTGGAGTGGGGGCGCAGGTCGGCGTGCTGCTTCCTTTTAGCCGAAAACATGAATCGGAAGCGGATTACATAGGCATTCTTCTAGCAGCGGATGCGGGGTATGATCCGCGTGAGTCGGTCGCCTTGTGGGAACGGATGGCACAGTCGTCGGGCGGGGGAGGCCCGGCTGAATTCTTATCCACCCATCCAGGCCACGAGACGCGAATCGACCAATTGAAGAGTTGGATGCCGGAGGCCATGGCTCTCTATCAGAAACGAACTCCGGTGCCCGCTGCACCGTTGCCGGAAGTGAGTGGACGATAG
- the rnhC gene encoding ribonuclease HIII yields MTARHPHSTSSIERIGIDESGKGDYFGPLVIAAVFVDATTQGELALMQVRDSKNISDGRILEMAPDIKTICPHSVIAIGPKKYNELYGKIRNLNRLLAWGHAKALETLLERVTCERAISDQFGDERLILNVLQEKGRKIVLEQRTKAESDLAVAAASILARAEFLLRLKRLSGEVGTTLPKGASPAVELAAKMIIKKHGQERLDSVAKLHFKTTQAILAELP; encoded by the coding sequence ATGACCGCGCGACATCCCCACAGCACCAGTTCAATTGAGCGCATCGGGATCGACGAATCCGGAAAAGGCGACTACTTCGGTCCGCTCGTCATCGCCGCCGTCTTTGTCGACGCCACCACACAAGGCGAGCTCGCGCTCATGCAGGTCCGAGATAGCAAAAACATCTCCGACGGTCGCATTCTCGAAATGGCTCCCGACATTAAAACCATTTGCCCACACAGCGTCATCGCGATTGGACCGAAGAAATACAACGAGCTCTACGGGAAGATCCGTAACCTCAATCGCCTGCTCGCCTGGGGACACGCCAAAGCGCTCGAGACCTTGCTTGAACGCGTAACCTGCGAGCGAGCCATCTCCGACCAGTTCGGAGATGAGCGATTGATCCTCAATGTGTTGCAGGAAAAGGGCCGGAAGATCGTGCTTGAACAACGGACGAAAGCGGAATCGGATCTTGCCGTCGCTGCGGCGTCTATCCTGGCTCGGGCCGAATTTTTACTCCGATTGAAGCGATTGTCAGGCGAAGTCGGCACCACCCTACCGAAAGGCGCTTCTCCGGCCGTCGAACTCGCTGCGAAGATGATCATCAAGAAACACGGGCAGGAACGGCTGGACTCCGTGGCAAAGCTCCACTTCAAAACCACCCAAGCCATCCTGGCGGAACTACCCTAG
- the rpoD gene encoding RNA polymerase sigma factor RpoD — protein sequence MPKQELLGEVKKLITIGKEKGFLTYDELNSTLPAEVVSSDQFGSIMAMFGEMDIEIVEGAEGERLQKRSEGEGGEDVEDVEAEAEEENDKAIDLTPGALSRTDDPVRLYLKEMGSVALLSREGEIEIAKRIEEGKKDIASVIYGMPMTIEFVLALRDQLKNAKIDVREIVPVQETEEDFEEEQQPVERDYEELRVKTLEALNSVRKVSLALKALAEKGKHIGSDPVKQKKYKKQFDAIRQQVVNKIESVNLHGVLKDRMVQRVRDLAVQIRAAEREAVSCQRRIGVGGEAGAELLRKMCRSRQDFLAVKRKTGVSEETLLEIRKVYQAAKGKVRQLETEEALVPAEEIKDAVKHLDIAEEKVKRGKAELVEANLRLVVSIAKKYTNRGLQFLDLIQEGNIGLMKAVDKFEYKRGYKFSTYATWWIRQAITRAIADQARTIRIPVHMIETINKLIRTSRHLVQKLGREPLPEEIAERMDLPLDKVRKILKIAREPISLETPIGEEEDSHLGDFIEDKKAVSPLEAAIRYDLQRQINSALETLTPREEKVLRKRFGIGEATDHTLEEVGQDFEVTRERIRQIEAKALRKLRHPSRSKKLRSFVESL from the coding sequence ATGCCGAAACAAGAGTTGCTCGGTGAGGTGAAGAAGCTGATTACGATCGGGAAGGAAAAAGGATTCCTGACATATGACGAGCTCAATAGCACTTTGCCCGCTGAAGTGGTGTCTTCAGACCAGTTCGGCAGCATTATGGCGATGTTCGGTGAGATGGATATCGAAATCGTCGAGGGGGCGGAGGGGGAGCGGCTACAGAAACGATCTGAAGGCGAGGGCGGCGAGGATGTGGAGGACGTCGAGGCGGAGGCCGAGGAAGAGAACGATAAGGCGATCGATCTGACGCCTGGGGCGCTCAGCCGTACCGACGATCCTGTGCGCCTCTATCTCAAGGAAATGGGGAGTGTGGCGCTGCTCAGCCGCGAAGGCGAGATCGAAATCGCCAAGCGAATTGAAGAGGGCAAAAAAGATATCGCCTCGGTGATCTACGGCATGCCGATGACCATCGAGTTCGTCCTGGCTCTTCGCGATCAGCTCAAGAACGCCAAGATCGATGTGCGCGAAATCGTGCCGGTTCAAGAGACCGAGGAGGATTTTGAGGAAGAGCAGCAGCCGGTGGAGCGGGATTACGAAGAGCTGCGGGTGAAGACGCTGGAAGCATTGAACTCCGTTCGGAAGGTCTCGCTTGCGCTCAAGGCGCTGGCGGAGAAGGGCAAGCATATCGGCAGTGATCCGGTCAAACAAAAGAAGTACAAGAAGCAATTCGATGCGATCCGCCAGCAAGTGGTGAACAAGATTGAATCGGTGAACCTCCATGGTGTCTTGAAAGACCGGATGGTGCAGCGCGTTCGCGATCTCGCGGTCCAGATTAGGGCGGCGGAACGGGAGGCGGTCAGTTGCCAGCGCCGCATCGGGGTGGGCGGAGAGGCCGGGGCCGAGCTTCTGCGAAAGATGTGCCGGAGTCGTCAGGATTTCTTGGCGGTCAAACGGAAAACCGGAGTATCGGAAGAGACCCTGCTGGAGATTCGGAAAGTCTATCAAGCCGCCAAAGGGAAGGTCCGCCAACTCGAAACGGAAGAAGCGCTTGTCCCGGCTGAAGAAATCAAGGACGCGGTCAAACATCTGGACATTGCCGAAGAGAAGGTCAAGCGCGGGAAGGCGGAGTTGGTCGAAGCGAATCTGCGTCTCGTGGTCAGCATCGCCAAGAAGTACACCAACCGGGGCCTGCAGTTCCTCGATCTCATCCAGGAAGGCAATATCGGGCTCATGAAGGCGGTGGACAAATTCGAGTATAAGCGCGGGTACAAGTTCAGTACCTACGCCACCTGGTGGATTCGGCAGGCGATCACCCGGGCCATTGCCGATCAGGCGCGAACGATCCGGATCCCGGTGCACATGATCGAAACGATCAATAAACTCATCCGGACCTCCAGGCATCTCGTGCAGAAGCTGGGGCGAGAACCGCTTCCCGAAGAGATTGCCGAGCGCATGGATTTGCCGTTGGACAAAGTTCGGAAGATCCTCAAGATCGCCCGCGAACCCATCTCGCTTGAAACGCCTATCGGAGAAGAGGAAGACAGTCATCTTGGTGATTTCATCGAGGACAAAAAGGCCGTGTCTCCGTTGGAAGCCGCGATTCGTTACGACTTGCAGCGGCAGATCAACAGTGCCTTGGAAACTCTGACGCCGCGCGAGGAAAAAGTCTTGCGGAAACGGTTCGGTATCGGAGAAGCGACCGACCATACGTTGGAAGAAGTCGGCCAGGATTTCGAAGTGACACGCGAACGTATCAGGCAAATCGAAGCCAAAGCTCTCAGGAAATTGCGGCATCCGAGCCGCAGTAAGAAGCTGAGGAGTTTTGTCGAAAGTCTCTAG
- a CDS encoding DNA primase, whose protein sequence is MGRGLISEDVINRIRDRVDIADVVGQHISLTRTGQNLKGLCPFHADKNPSFTVSPSKQIFHCFACGAGGNVFTFLTRLTGESFPDVVRDLGRKVGIEVQEASPHAQAQMSQLQRLEQLNQAAALWFQQNLRDGRIGTGGRQYLEARGIQQATIDRFLIGVGSAEWDGLLRALTKQGFSTAELLTAGLISPRKNGSGYCDKFHDRVMFAITDLRKRVVGFGGRVLGEGMPKYLNSPDTPLFKKSQTLFALDHARDAVGRTKTVIVVEGYFDAIALHQAGIAHTVATLGTALTPEHVQIMRRFADNVVLLFDPDAAGVRAALRGLDLFVNSGLGVKVVTLPAGEDPDTYVRKHGPDSFVRLEEQAPSLLDFALEHSLKATEAGTIEGRIRSVDEILRILQRSEHPIEREERLKVAAERLGINQSRLIERYPALIARQRQDSGTARPGGAGKTVDFLFKGMPEERDLVVLMLGGMLSATDVRRLQPEKFSVEACRKLVKLALTHVGRDGRIQIQPVLDESMDDPDCGTLATELSLREDHFDDVPAHINDCLDRLDRKRSEQALRELIAGLKTAEREGRVDDARLLNAKINEVRMRKAGTQAAGVVSLVKE, encoded by the coding sequence GTGGGTAGAGGTTTGATTTCTGAAGATGTGATCAACCGGATCAGGGATCGCGTCGACATTGCCGATGTCGTCGGACAACATATCTCCCTCACCAGAACCGGACAGAATCTCAAAGGGCTCTGCCCGTTTCATGCGGACAAAAATCCCTCTTTCACGGTGAGTCCTTCCAAACAAATTTTTCACTGCTTTGCCTGTGGCGCAGGCGGGAACGTCTTTACATTTCTGACCAGGCTGACCGGTGAAAGTTTCCCGGACGTGGTTCGGGATCTTGGACGAAAGGTCGGGATCGAGGTTCAGGAGGCTTCTCCGCATGCCCAGGCTCAGATGTCACAGCTGCAACGGCTTGAGCAGCTGAATCAGGCGGCGGCGCTCTGGTTCCAGCAAAACCTGCGGGATGGTCGAATCGGAACCGGTGGGCGCCAGTATTTGGAAGCCCGTGGAATTCAACAAGCTACTATTGATCGCTTTTTGATCGGCGTCGGCTCGGCGGAATGGGATGGCTTGCTCAGAGCATTGACGAAGCAGGGCTTCTCAACCGCCGAACTTCTTACCGCCGGATTGATCAGTCCCAGAAAAAACGGGTCGGGCTATTGCGACAAATTTCATGACCGGGTGATGTTCGCGATCACCGATCTTCGCAAGCGCGTGGTGGGGTTCGGCGGGCGCGTGCTGGGCGAGGGCATGCCCAAGTACCTTAATTCACCGGACACCCCTCTGTTCAAGAAAAGCCAGACGCTCTTTGCTTTGGACCACGCGCGTGACGCCGTCGGCCGAACGAAAACCGTGATTGTGGTCGAAGGATATTTTGACGCGATTGCGCTGCATCAAGCCGGCATTGCACATACCGTCGCCACGCTGGGCACCGCCTTGACCCCTGAACATGTACAAATCATGCGGCGTTTTGCCGACAATGTCGTTCTGCTCTTCGATCCGGACGCCGCAGGGGTGCGAGCAGCCTTGAGGGGGTTGGATTTGTTCGTGAACAGCGGGTTGGGGGTCAAAGTGGTCACGTTACCGGCAGGCGAGGATCCCGACACGTATGTTCGAAAACATGGTCCCGACTCGTTCGTACGTTTGGAGGAACAGGCGCCGAGTCTACTGGACTTCGCGTTGGAGCATAGTCTCAAGGCGACGGAAGCGGGTACGATCGAGGGCAGAATCCGCAGCGTGGATGAGATCCTCCGAATTCTACAGAGGAGCGAACATCCGATCGAGCGGGAAGAACGCCTCAAAGTTGCGGCCGAACGGTTGGGAATCAATCAATCGCGTTTGATCGAACGCTATCCCGCACTCATTGCCCGGCAGAGACAGGATTCCGGGACAGCGCGACCAGGGGGTGCAGGTAAGACGGTAGATTTCCTCTTCAAAGGCATGCCGGAAGAGCGGGACTTGGTGGTCCTCATGTTGGGTGGCATGCTTTCGGCGACCGATGTGCGGCGTCTGCAGCCAGAGAAATTTTCTGTGGAGGCCTGTCGCAAGCTTGTGAAACTGGCGTTGACCCACGTGGGCCGCGACGGACGCATTCAGATCCAGCCGGTATTGGATGAGTCCATGGATGATCCCGATTGCGGGACCCTGGCCACGGAGCTGTCGCTTCGTGAGGATCATTTCGACGACGTGCCGGCTCACATCAACGATTGTCTGGATCGTCTGGACCGAAAGCGATCGGAACAGGCGCTGAGGGAGCTTATTGCGGGACTGAAAACGGCCGAACGCGAAGGTCGGGTGGACGATGCGCGTTTGTTGAACGCGAAGATCAACGAAGTACGGATGCGGAAAGCCGGCACGCAGGCCGCCGGTGTGGTTTCATTGGTGAAGGAGTAG
- a CDS encoding histidine triad nucleotide-binding protein — protein sequence MSDCLFCKIVEKKIPAKLVQEDEHTVAFDDIHPQAPVHTLVIPKRHVSAIQDLGAGDESLLARLLMSCTKVAALKGLQESGYRLVTNTGRDAGQTVFHLHFHVLGGRHMSWPPG from the coding sequence ATGAGCGATTGTCTCTTTTGTAAGATCGTGGAGAAGAAGATTCCGGCGAAGCTGGTCCAAGAGGATGAGCACACCGTGGCCTTTGACGACATTCATCCTCAAGCGCCTGTCCATACGCTGGTGATCCCCAAACGGCATGTGTCGGCCATTCAGGATCTCGGGGCCGGCGATGAATCCTTGCTGGCGCGATTGCTGATGAGTTGTACAAAAGTCGCAGCCCTTAAAGGGCTTCAGGAGTCCGGCTATCGGCTGGTGACGAATACCGGGAGAGATGCTGGGCAGACGGTCTTCCATCTCCATTTTCACGTGCTCGGCGGGCGACACATGAGTTGGCCTCCAGGCTGA
- a CDS encoding bifunctional phosphoribosyl-AMP cyclohydrolase/phosphoribosyl-ATP diphosphatase HisIE: MNQTEVDRFKFDEQGLLPAVIQDWLDGTVLMLGYMNQEALAKTVATRRVHFWSRSRNKLWEKGETSGHTLHVKELFIDCDDDTILVKAQPAGPTCHTGERACFFSRLDEQGRVVRPNSQDAQGGILESVLRTIKDRRSTPQAGSYTSKLFEGGHDKILKKVAEEAGEVLLASKGGKKEEVVYEIADLFFHTLMVLGYHDISLQDIYEELGRRFGKPGLRLEK; the protein is encoded by the coding sequence ATGAACCAAACAGAGGTTGATCGCTTTAAATTCGATGAGCAGGGCCTTCTCCCGGCGGTGATTCAGGATTGGCTCGATGGGACAGTGTTGATGCTCGGGTATATGAATCAGGAAGCGCTTGCCAAGACGGTTGCCACAAGAAGGGTGCATTTTTGGAGCCGGTCCCGAAACAAGCTATGGGAGAAGGGGGAAACGTCCGGTCATACGCTCCATGTGAAAGAGCTCTTCATTGACTGCGACGATGACACCATTCTCGTGAAAGCTCAACCGGCCGGGCCGACCTGTCATACAGGGGAACGGGCCTGTTTTTTTTCGAGACTAGATGAACAAGGCCGTGTCGTTCGTCCGAACTCACAAGATGCCCAGGGAGGAATTCTTGAAAGCGTGCTCCGGACCATCAAAGATCGCCGCTCCACCCCGCAGGCAGGCTCTTATACCTCGAAGCTATTCGAGGGGGGGCATGACAAAATCCTCAAAAAGGTGGCCGAGGAAGCCGGGGAAGTCCTGTTGGCGTCAAAAGGCGGTAAGAAAGAGGAGGTCGTCTACGAGATCGCCGATCTGTTTTTCCACACGCTGATGGTCCTAGGGTACCACGATATTTCGTTGCAGGACATTTATGAAGAGTTGGGACGTAGATTTGGGAAGCCGGGCTTGCGGTTGGAGAAGTAG
- the hisF gene encoding imidazole glycerol phosphate synthase subunit HisF, which yields MLTKRIIPCLDVKEGRVVKGVSFVNLRDAGDPVEAAVGYDHEGADELCFLDITASHENRKTIIDVVERTAARVFMPVTVGGGVGTLDDIRALLNAGADKVSINTAAVRRPEFVQEAAQRFGTQCIVVAIDAKQATGGHWEVYTHGGRQPTGLDVVEWAKRMEQYGAGEILLTSMDQDGRQTGYDLDLTAAVSGALPIPVIASGGVGTLDHLYDGFVKGKADAVLAASIFHFRTYTISQAKAYLKERGVPVRINHTIARVA from the coding sequence ATGCTGACCAAGCGCATCATTCCCTGTCTTGATGTCAAAGAGGGCCGAGTGGTCAAGGGTGTCAGCTTCGTGAATCTCCGCGATGCCGGTGATCCGGTTGAAGCAGCCGTGGGGTATGATCACGAAGGGGCGGATGAACTCTGTTTTTTGGATATCACAGCCTCGCATGAAAATCGGAAGACGATCATCGACGTCGTCGAGCGGACGGCGGCCCGTGTATTCATGCCGGTAACGGTCGGCGGCGGCGTGGGAACGCTCGACGATATTCGAGCCTTATTGAATGCAGGGGCAGATAAAGTAAGCATCAATACCGCAGCGGTCCGACGGCCTGAGTTCGTGCAAGAAGCCGCTCAGCGGTTCGGCACGCAATGCATCGTCGTGGCCATCGACGCAAAGCAAGCCACGGGGGGGCACTGGGAAGTCTACACGCATGGTGGGCGGCAACCGACCGGACTCGATGTGGTCGAGTGGGCAAAGCGGATGGAACAGTACGGCGCCGGTGAGATCTTATTGACCAGCATGGATCAGGATGGCCGACAGACCGGGTACGATTTGGACCTGACAGCCGCCGTATCAGGAGCCCTCCCGATTCCTGTGATTGCGTCGGGTGGAGTGGGGACGCTCGACCATCTCTACGATGGTTTTGTGAAGGGCAAAGCGGACGCGGTCTTGGCCGCTTCCATTTTTCATTTTCGGACCTATACGATCTCCCAAGCGAAGGCCTATTTAAAGGAACGTGGTGTCCCAGTCCGCATCAATCATACTATCGCTCGAGTCGCGTGA
- the hisA gene encoding 1-(5-phosphoribosyl)-5-[(5-phosphoribosylamino)methylideneamino]imidazole-4-carboxamide isomerase, protein MLVIPAIDLKDGRCVRLRQGDMAAETIYSDDVAEVACRWQQSGAALIHVVDLNGAVDGEPKNLPYIQSVMRSVSISVQVGGGIRTLETVRQYLSAGISRVVLGTAALMDRAFLDQACREYPRRIVLGLDARDGRVAVKGWTAVSDVKAIELLKDLSSCAIGAVIYTDIARDGMLSGPNLSALKDIVDASPFPVIASGGIARLEDLRAVQSLGPKIEGAIVGKALYDGKLDYRAAVAALTPNPIAG, encoded by the coding sequence ATGTTGGTTATTCCTGCCATCGATCTGAAGGACGGGCGTTGCGTGCGGCTCCGGCAAGGCGATATGGCCGCCGAAACGATCTATTCTGACGATGTTGCGGAAGTCGCATGCAGGTGGCAACAGAGCGGAGCCGCTTTGATCCACGTCGTGGATTTGAACGGAGCGGTCGACGGCGAGCCCAAGAATCTGCCGTACATCCAATCCGTCATGAGGTCGGTCAGTATATCGGTTCAGGTCGGTGGCGGCATCAGGACTCTGGAAACGGTTCGGCAGTATCTGAGTGCCGGCATCTCGCGCGTGGTGCTCGGTACGGCCGCGCTGATGGATCGGGCCTTTCTCGATCAGGCTTGCCGGGAATATCCGCGGCGGATCGTGCTTGGGCTCGATGCGCGGGACGGCCGAGTGGCGGTCAAGGGCTGGACAGCCGTGTCGGATGTCAAAGCGATCGAACTCCTGAAAGACCTCTCGAGTTGTGCCATTGGGGCGGTGATCTATACCGACATTGCGCGAGACGGCATGCTGAGCGGGCCGAATCTGTCTGCCTTGAAAGATATCGTGGACGCCTCGCCATTTCCGGTGATCGCCTCGGGAGGAATTGCTCGTCTAGAGGATCTTCGTGCGGTCCAGTCGCTTGGTCCCAAAATTGAGGGAGCGATTGTCGGCAAGGCACTCTACGATGGCAAGCTGGACTATCGGGCCGCAGTCGCCGCTCTTACTCCCAATCCCATCGCCGGGTGA
- the hisH gene encoding imidazole glycerol phosphate synthase subunit HisH, whose protein sequence is MIAIIDYGMGNLRSVSKAFEAVGHQAIVTRDASTIQNASHVVLPGVGAFGDCMANLRQYGLIEPIKTTIQSGKPFLGICLGFQLLFTESEEFGTHEGLDILPGKVRPFSQERALKVPHMGWNQVSIQRHCPIFENIPDGADWYFVHSFFVEPRDKQITATTTTYGIPFTSSIWKDNVVACQFHPEKSQAVGLQLIKNFGAWE, encoded by the coding sequence ATGATTGCCATTATTGATTACGGCATGGGGAATTTGCGCAGTGTTTCGAAAGCCTTTGAGGCTGTCGGACACCAGGCGATTGTCACACGCGATGCGTCGACAATTCAGAATGCCAGCCACGTGGTGTTACCGGGTGTCGGGGCGTTCGGGGACTGCATGGCGAACTTAAGACAGTATGGTTTGATCGAGCCGATCAAGACCACGATTCAGTCGGGAAAGCCGTTTTTGGGGATCTGCCTGGGATTTCAGCTCCTGTTCACCGAGAGTGAAGAGTTCGGCACTCATGAGGGGCTCGACATTCTTCCGGGGAAAGTCAGACCCTTTTCACAGGAGCGGGCCCTCAAGGTTCCACACATGGGCTGGAATCAGGTCAGCATCCAACGGCATTGTCCCATATTCGAGAATATCCCGGACGGGGCCGATTGGTATTTCGTCCATTCGTTTTTTGTGGAACCACGCGACAAGCAGATTACGGCTACGACGACGACATACGGCATCCCCTTCACGTCGAGTATCTGGAAGGACAATGTGGTGGCGTGCCAGTTCCATCCGGAGAAGAGTCAAGCGGTAGGGCTGCAATTGATCAAGAATTTTGGAGCATGGGAGTGA
- a CDS encoding BrnT family toxin — MGLLFEWDERKARQNLRKHGISFEEASTVFGDTLSVTIDDPFHSVREHRCVTLGHSSKHRLLVVVHADRSGRIRIISARPATRRERNTYEEASP; from the coding sequence ATGGGGCTGCTGTTCGAATGGGATGAACGAAAGGCCAGACAGAACCTCCGCAAGCACGGCATCTCATTTGAAGAAGCGAGTACCGTATTTGGCGACACACTGTCGGTCACGATCGACGACCCTTTCCATTCGGTGAGGGAGCATCGGTGTGTGACATTGGGGCATTCATCGAAGCATCGGTTGCTCGTAGTAGTCCATGCGGACCGAAGCGGACGCATCCGTATCATCAGTGCTCGCCCTGCTACGCGCCGTGAAAGGAACACCTATGAAGAAGCTTCTCCGTGA